One Amycolatopsis tolypomycina DNA segment encodes these proteins:
- a CDS encoding RDD family protein yields the protein MPESGVGSAASGGARLLGLIVDLVVAALVTAIFLHPSLQDPAAMQEFNLWSGGVWAVISVISAGFFGFTPGMAVVGVRVARLDGAALVGPLRALVRAALTFVLIPAAVRNADGRSWLDRLTGTVVIRMR from the coding sequence TTGCCCGAATCGGGCGTCGGCTCGGCGGCGAGCGGGGGTGCGCGGCTGCTCGGGCTGATCGTCGACCTGGTCGTCGCGGCCCTGGTCACGGCGATCTTCCTGCACCCCAGCCTGCAGGACCCGGCCGCGATGCAGGAGTTCAACCTCTGGTCCGGCGGCGTGTGGGCGGTCATCTCGGTGATCTCCGCCGGCTTCTTCGGCTTCACCCCTGGCATGGCCGTGGTGGGCGTCCGCGTCGCGCGGCTCGACGGCGCCGCGCTGGTCGGCCCGCTGCGCGCGCTGGTCCGGGCCGCGCTGACGTTCGTGCTCATCCCGGCGGCGGTCCGCAACGCCGACGGCCGCAGCTGGCTCGACCGGCTGACCGGCACCGTCGTCATCCGGATGCGCTGA
- the glnA gene encoding type I glutamate--ammonia ligase produces the protein MPTTPDDIQRLIADEDVEVIDVQFCDLPGVMQHFTVPAKAFTEDVFEEGLAFDGSSVRGFQSIHESDMLLLPDAATARIDPFRKAKTLALNFFVHDPFTREAYSRDPRNIARKAEQYISEYGVADNVYFGPEAEFYIFDSVRFDSAEHASFHEIDSIEGWWNTGADEVGGNQGYKTKFKGGYFPVPPVDHFADLRDDIVRNLTNTGFEIERAHHEVGTAGQTEINYKFNTLLHAADDLQLFKYIVKNTVFAAGKTATFMPKPLAGDNGSGMHCHQSLWKDGQPLFHDESGYAGLSDTARHYIGGLLKHAPSLLAFTNPTVNSYHRLVPGFEAPVSLVYSQRNRSACVRIPITGNNPKAKRAEFRCPDSSGNPYLAFSAMMMAGLDGIKNKIEPPEPIDKDLYELPPEEAKDVKLVPGDLGTVLDTLEADHDYLLEGGVFTPDVIETWISYKRENEIDPLRLRPHPYEFALYYDV, from the coding sequence GTGCCCACTACTCCAGACGACATCCAGCGCCTCATCGCCGATGAGGACGTCGAAGTCATCGACGTCCAGTTCTGCGACCTGCCCGGCGTGATGCAGCACTTCACGGTCCCCGCCAAGGCCTTCACCGAAGACGTCTTCGAAGAGGGTCTCGCGTTCGACGGCTCCTCGGTGCGCGGCTTCCAGTCCATCCACGAGTCCGACATGCTGCTGCTGCCGGACGCGGCGACCGCGCGGATCGACCCGTTCCGCAAGGCGAAGACCCTCGCCCTCAACTTCTTCGTGCACGACCCCTTCACCCGTGAGGCGTACAGCCGCGACCCGCGCAACATCGCGCGCAAGGCCGAGCAGTACATCTCCGAGTACGGCGTCGCCGACAACGTCTACTTCGGCCCCGAAGCCGAGTTCTACATCTTCGACTCGGTCCGCTTCGACTCCGCCGAGCACGCCTCGTTCCACGAGATCGACTCGATCGAGGGCTGGTGGAACACCGGCGCCGACGAGGTGGGCGGCAACCAGGGCTACAAGACGAAGTTCAAGGGCGGCTACTTCCCGGTCCCGCCGGTCGACCACTTCGCCGACCTGCGCGACGACATCGTCCGCAACCTGACGAACACCGGTTTCGAGATCGAGCGCGCGCACCACGAGGTGGGCACCGCCGGCCAGACCGAGATCAACTACAAGTTCAACACGCTGCTGCACGCGGCCGACGACCTGCAGCTGTTCAAGTACATCGTGAAGAACACGGTGTTCGCGGCGGGCAAGACGGCGACGTTCATGCCGAAGCCCCTCGCCGGTGACAACGGCTCGGGCATGCACTGCCACCAGTCGCTGTGGAAGGACGGCCAGCCGCTGTTCCACGACGAGTCGGGCTACGCCGGCCTGTCGGACACCGCGCGCCACTACATCGGCGGCCTGCTCAAGCACGCCCCGAGCCTGCTGGCCTTCACGAACCCGACGGTGAACTCCTACCACCGCCTGGTCCCGGGCTTCGAGGCCCCGGTTTCGCTGGTGTACTCGCAGCGCAACCGTTCGGCTTGTGTCCGTATCCCGATCACGGGCAACAACCCGAAGGCCAAGCGCGCCGAGTTCCGCTGCCCGGACTCCTCGGGCAACCCGTACCTGGCGTTCTCGGCGATGATGATGGCCGGCCTCGACGGCATCAAGAACAAGATCGAGCCGCCGGAGCCGATCGACAAGGACCTCTACGAGCTCCCGCCCGAGGAGGCCAAGGACGTCAAGCTCGTCCCGGGCGACCTGGGCACGGTCCTGGACACGCTCGAGGCGGACCACGACTACCTGCTCGAAGGTGGCGTGTTCACCCCGGACGTGATCGAGACGTGGATCTCGTACAAGCGCGAGAACGAGATCGACCCGCTGCGCCTGCGCCCGCACCCGTACGAGTTCGCCCTGTACTACGACGTGTGA
- a CDS encoding acyl-CoA thioesterase has product MTDREPFRTRIKVRHYELDTLGHLNHAVYHSYGEVARLELLEAAGALHGMGKVASVLLETNVVFRRELRAGDVVDVTCDVKFGSGKTFKMDSNIIKLDGTLAAEIACTLGLMDLEIRKLVADPRAAFEAAGADLKVLSTSE; this is encoded by the coding sequence GTGACCGATCGCGAGCCGTTCCGGACCCGGATCAAGGTCCGGCACTACGAGCTGGACACCCTGGGCCACCTCAACCACGCCGTGTACCACTCGTACGGCGAAGTCGCGCGCTTGGAGCTGCTCGAAGCGGCGGGCGCCCTGCACGGCATGGGCAAGGTGGCGTCGGTGCTGCTGGAGACGAACGTGGTGTTCCGCCGAGAACTGCGCGCGGGCGACGTCGTGGACGTGACCTGCGACGTGAAGTTCGGCAGCGGCAAGACGTTCAAGATGGATTCGAACATCATCAAGCTCGACGGCACCCTGGCGGCGGAGATCGCCTGCACCCTGGGCCTGATGGACCTGGAGATCCGCAAGCTGGTGGCCGACCCGCGAGCAGCCTTCGAGGCGGCCGGCGCGGACCTGAAGGTGCTGTCGACCTCGGAATAG